In the genome of Planococcus donghaensis, the window AAAACCCCGTTTAAATCGGTTTTACAGCAAGTAGATGAGCGAGAAGTGATCGTTGTGAGTGTGCGAGACGAGTCAGGACACATTGGCTACGGAGAATGCGTAGCGTTTGAAACTCCTTGGTACACAGAAGAAACCATTACCAGCTGTCGTTTTGTACTCGAGCACGTGTTACTGCCGCTACTCAAGGGTCAAAATCTTCAACATCCAAAAGAAGTTTGGGAGCTGTTCAATGCTGTAAAAGGCAACCGGATGGCGAAAGCAGCATTAGAGATGGCTGTGTGGGATTTATTTGCAAAACAACAGCAGCAACCGCTTTGGCAATTTGTCGGAGGCACTTTAAAAGCAATTCCTGCTGGCATCGTCGTAGCTGCAGATTCGGCACAAATCGAAGAACGAGTAGCGCAAGCGAATAATGCAGGGTACAAGCGAATCAAAATTAAAATCCATCCGGATACAGATCCGTCTATGTTGAAGTCAGTTGTTAATAGCTATCCCAAGTTGTTATTTTTCGCGGATGCCAATGGCAGTTTCAATAAAGATAATTTTGAGCGATTAAAAGAATTTGATGATGTGGGATTTGCACTTATTGAACAGCCATTTGGAGAGCGTGAGTGGGTGTTACATGCGCGTGCAACAGCACAACTCAACACCAAAATTTGCTTAGACGAAAGCATTGCTAGTGTAGAAGATGTTCAGCAAATGATCGAGAGTAAAGCGGGAGATATCGTCGTATTGAAAATGAGTCGCCTTGGTGGCTGGACGGAAACTTTAAAAGTCGTGAACTTGTGCCGTGAGCACTCGATAAGTATGTGGGTTGGCGGCATGATTGAGTTTGGTGTCTCGAAAGCCCATAATTTAGCATTAGCATCGTTGCCAAGTGTTGACTATCCAGGTGATTTTTCTGCCTCCACCCATTTCTGGGAAAAGGATATTATTCAGCCAGCAATCATTGTCGACAATGGTGAAATTCAGTTGAGCGATCAAATCGGAATAGGGTATACGGTAAATCTTGCCGAATAAAATATTTCGTTAATTTGATGAAAAGTTCTTGAACGACTGCTGTGTTTTTGGGTGTATAATACAGAAAAGTAAATCAGAGTCGATTCGCTGGCGAATCATAAGGTGGGGAACATATGGGGAATTCAGAAGAGGCGGTCATTAAACATTTTGCGATTGGTTTACCTGAAAAAATGACGTATGGAAACGGCGAGAAAATGGAAACGGCCATTCGTAAAAAACCTGTGCAAGAAGCGTTTTTAACAAAAGATGGTTTTAGTGGAGATGGAGTGGCGGATGTAAAATATCACGGGGGGCCGGACCGCGCTGTGTGCTTATATCCTTATGAACATTATACTTTTTGGAACGATCAATTTGATACGAATTTGCCTCCAGCTGCTTTCGGGGAAAACCTAACTGTGACGAACATGCTAGAGCGAGATGTTTGCATCGGTGATATTTTTCAAATAGGCGATGCCATCGTTCAAGTTACCCAAGGACGAGTTCCTTGCAACACAATCGACCGACGTCTTGAGATGAAGCCTTTGTTAAAAGCAATGGTGAAAACAGGCTATACAGGGTATCTTTGTCGTGTGTTAGAAGAAGGAACCGTTCGAGCTGATTCAATCATTCGAAAAGTCTCAAAAAGTCCAACGCAAGTGTCTGTTCTTTATGCCAATGAAATCAATTTTCACAAACCAAAAGATGTTGACGGAATTATGAAAGTGCTTGAAGCGGAAGAATTAGCAGCTGAATGGCGCCAATTTTTGACAAAGCGATTGACGAAATTGACGTCAGGAAAGTAGTATAAACTATAAGGTGATGGAACAGATTATCAAAAAACAAAAAAGCGGTGGAATGAGCGTTTAACACTCATTCCACCGCTTTTTTTGTATTTTATTTCAAAATCGTTTCCAACACTTGTAGGTTTTTCTCCATTAAAGTAAAGTAAGTTTCTTCGTTATCAATGTTTTCTTGTGTTAAAACACCAAGGTTGTGCATTTCGATGGCTTCTGCACCGACTTCTTTTTGGATGACTTGTGTTAAGTTAGAGGAAACGTTTTGTTCGAAAACAATATATTGTAAATCGTATTCTTTTGCTAAATCTACAATTTCCGTCAATTCTTTTTGCGAAGGTTCGTTTTGACTGTTTAAACCAGCAATGGCGATTTGTTTAAAGCCGTATGGTTCTGAAAGGTAACCAAACGCCGCATGAGATACAAAAAATGTGTCTTTGCTGACACGTTCTGCTAAAGAGTCGAATGAACGATCTAGATTTTCTAGTTCAATAATCAGTTCTGTATAATTACTTTCGTACACTTCCGCATTTTCTGGATCTGCTTTAACTAAAGAACCTTTGATCGATTCTACTAGTTTTTGACTCAATACAGGTGACATCCAAACGTGCGGATCTGTTGAACCGTGATCATGACCATCGTGACTTTCAGCTTCCTCCGCATGCTCATCTTCAACTACATCTTCTTCATGAGCATCTTCTTGATGGCCCAGTGCGGCCTCTAAATCTTCATCTGTAATTTGATCCGCAGTCGCTACGAATTCAACATTTTCATTTTCCAATGTCTTTTTCGCATTGTCGATAAACCCTTCTAGACCCAAGCCAATCGAGAACATCAAATCTGCATCTGCCAGTTTGATCATGTCTTGCTGTGTTGGTTCAAACGTGTGTTCATTAGAACCAGCAGGATAAATCGATTGAACTTCGACAAAATCGCCGCCGATGCGTTCAGTAAAATAAGTAAGTGGATAAACCGTTGTATACACTTGCAAATTCGAGTCATCATTGTCGATACTCTGTGCTTCTTCGCTAGTTTTTCCACAAGCAGCTAATAATAAAATTAAAGATAGCAAAAATAGGATTTTCTTCATATTAACCTCCAAAATGTAACAATTACGTTTTATTGACTAGTAGAATATTACCGTAAGCTCTGTAAAAACACAAGAAAAAACCACCCATTATTTTGAACTGCACCGAAATTGTTAGACACAACTAACAATGGAGGTGCAGTTTTTTATGGCGAAATTTAAAGTTGAAGATAAGATACGCGCTGTTCGGGAGTATTTAACTGGGCATGACTCGATGAATGAAGTCGCTAAGCGGTATGGGGTAAACAAAAGAGGATTCCATCAATGGATTGAGCTGTACCAACATCACGGCGTAGAGGGATTGATGAAACGCTATACAAACTATACACCTGAGTTTAAGATGGACGTATTAAACTTTATGAACGATACCGGGGCGTCCCCTATGAAAGCAGCTGCTGTTTTCAATATCCCTTCCAGAACGACCGTGATGAAATGGGAGAAAGCACTTGATCAAAGTGGCATGGACGCCCTTATTTCAAAACAAAGGGGGCATCCATCCATGAAAGAGAAATCCAAAAAACCTGTGTCACCAAAGAAACCAACCGAATCACTTCAAGAAGAAGTCGAACGGCTGCGCATGGAGAATGCGTATTTAAAAAAGTTAAATGCCTTAGTGAAGGAAAAAGAACTGTCACAGCGCAACTCAAAGCGCAAGTAATCTATGAGCTAAGGCATGATTTCAAGGTCGTTGACCTCATCAAGATAGCGTCCATTCCTAGAAGTACCTATTATTATTGGATCAAACATCACACTCGTCCCGACAAATACAAAGAGGCAAAAGAAGCGATTGCCGTTATCTTTCATGCACACAAGGGACGATATGGACATCGGAATATCCAAATCGAATTAGGGAAAATAGGAATCCACCTGGATCCAAAAACGGTATTGAAATTGATGAAAGTAATCGGTCTCGCCTGCCGGGTTCGGATGAAGAAATACCGTTCCTATCGTGGCAATGTGGGAACAGCGGCACCGAATATCCTGAACCGAGATTTCTCAGCTGAGAAACCAAATCAAAAATGGGTAACCGATGTGACGGAGTTCTCTCTTTTCGGGCAGAAGCTCTATCTATCACCTGTACTGGACCTGTACAACAGCGAAATCATCGCTTACACCATCCAGAGCCGGCCGACGTATGACCTGGTTTCCACCATGCTTGAACAAGCCTTGAAACGCCTCGACCCAAAAGATGAGCTTGTGCTCCATTCGGATCAGGGCTGGCATTATCAGATGAAGAAATACCAGATGGCATTGAGCAACCGGAACGTCACCCAAAGCATGTCCCGTAAGGGGAACTGTCTCGACAACGCCGTGATCGAAAATTTCTTTGGCATCCTGAAGACGGAACTCCTCTACTTGCAGGAATTTGAAAGTCTTGAACACTTCCGCCAGGAACTGGATGACTATATGATTTACTACAATCAGAAACGAATGAAGAAGAAATTAAAAAACATGAGTCCGGTTGAATACCGGACTCATGTACAACAAGCTGCTTAATTTTTTTGTCTAACTTTTTTGGGTCAGTTCAATTTCTTTGGTGGCCATTCTTCCGGAACAAAATCGATACCGCCTTTATGAAAAGGATGACAGCTTAAAATACGTTTTGTGGCTAAATATCCACCTTTTAATGCACCGTGTTTTTCGACGGCCTCGATTCCATAATGGGAACATGTTGGATAAAATCGGC includes:
- a CDS encoding IS3 family transposase (programmed frameshift) codes for the protein MAKFKVEDKIRAVREYLTGHDSMNEVAKRYGVNKRGFHQWIELYQHHGVEGLMKRYTNYTPEFKMDVLNFMNDTGASPMKAAAVFNIPSRTTVMKWEKALDQSGMDALISKQRGHPSMKEKSKKPVSPKKPTESLQEEVERLRMENAYFKKVKCLSEGKRTVTAQLKAQVIYELRHDFKVVDLIKIASIPRSTYYYWIKHHTRPDKYKEAKEAIAVIFHAHKGRYGHRNIQIELGKIGIHLDPKTVLKLMKVIGLACRVRMKKYRSYRGNVGTAAPNILNRDFSAEKPNQKWVTDVTEFSLFGQKLYLSPVLDLYNSEIIAYTIQSRPTYDLVSTMLEQALKRLDPKDELVLHSDQGWHYQMKKYQMALSNRNVTQSMSRKGNCLDNAVIENFFGILKTELLYLQEFESLEHFRQELDDYMIYYNQKRMKKKLKNMSPVEYRTHVQQAA
- a CDS encoding metal ABC transporter solute-binding protein, Zn/Mn family codes for the protein MKKILFLLSLILLLAACGKTSEEAQSIDNDDSNLQVYTTVYPLTYFTERIGGDFVEVQSIYPAGSNEHTFEPTQQDMIKLADADLMFSIGLGLEGFIDNAKKTLENENVEFVATADQITDEDLEAALGHQEDAHEEDVVEDEHAEEAESHDGHDHGSTDPHVWMSPVLSQKLVESIKGSLVKADPENAEVYESNYTELIIELENLDRSFDSLAERVSKDTFFVSHAAFGYLSEPYGFKQIAIAGLNSQNEPSQKELTEIVDLAKEYDLQYIVFEQNVSSNLTQVIQKEVGAEAIEMHNLGVLTQENIDNEETYFTLMEKNLQVLETILK
- the menC gene encoding o-succinylbenzoate synthase; translation: MGITIKEIGLKTMRRPLKTPFKSVLQQVDEREVIVVSVRDESGHIGYGECVAFETPWYTEETITSCRFVLEHVLLPLLKGQNLQHPKEVWELFNAVKGNRMAKAALEMAVWDLFAKQQQQPLWQFVGGTLKAIPAGIVVAADSAQIEERVAQANNAGYKRIKIKIHPDTDPSMLKSVVNSYPKLLFFADANGSFNKDNFERLKEFDDVGFALIEQPFGEREWVLHARATAQLNTKICLDESIASVEDVQQMIESKAGDIVVLKMSRLGGWTETLKVVNLCREHSISMWVGGMIEFGVSKAHNLALASLPSVDYPGDFSASTHFWEKDIIQPAIIVDNGEIQLSDQIGIGYTVNLAE
- a CDS encoding MOSC domain-containing protein, which gives rise to MGNSEEAVIKHFAIGLPEKMTYGNGEKMETAIRKKPVQEAFLTKDGFSGDGVADVKYHGGPDRAVCLYPYEHYTFWNDQFDTNLPPAAFGENLTVTNMLERDVCIGDIFQIGDAIVQVTQGRVPCNTIDRRLEMKPLLKAMVKTGYTGYLCRVLEEGTVRADSIIRKVSKSPTQVSVLYANEINFHKPKDVDGIMKVLEAEELAAEWRQFLTKRLTKLTSGK
- the yidD gene encoding membrane protein insertion efficiency factor YidD, with the translated sequence MKTALLKTFRFYQRFISPLSPPSCRFYPTCSHYGIEAVEKHGALKGGYLATKRILSCHPFHKGGIDFVPEEWPPKKLN